A window of the Kosakonia radicincitans DSM 16656 genome harbors these coding sequences:
- the alsE gene encoding D-allulose 6-phosphate 3-epimerase has product MKISPSLMCMDLLKFKEQIEFIDSHADYFHIDIMDGHFVPNLTLSPFFVSQVKKLASKPLDCHLMVTRPQDYIGQLARAGADFITLHPETINGQAFRLIDEIRRHGMKVGLILNPETSVETMKYYIHKADKVTVMTVDPGFAGQPFIPEMLDKVAELKAWREREGLSYEIEIDGSCNQATYQRLMAAGADVFIVGTSGLFNHAENIDDAWTVMTEQILAAKNEVLPHARTA; this is encoded by the coding sequence ATGAAAATCTCCCCCTCCCTGATGTGTATGGATCTGCTCAAGTTTAAAGAACAGATCGAGTTTATCGACAGCCACGCGGACTATTTCCATATCGACATTATGGACGGCCACTTTGTGCCGAACCTGACGCTGTCGCCATTCTTTGTCAGCCAGGTGAAGAAGCTGGCCAGCAAACCGCTGGATTGCCATCTGATGGTGACGCGCCCGCAGGATTATATCGGCCAACTGGCGCGCGCAGGCGCAGACTTTATCACCCTGCACCCGGAAACGATCAACGGCCAGGCGTTTCGCCTGATCGATGAGATCCGCCGCCACGGCATGAAAGTCGGGCTGATCCTCAACCCGGAAACCTCCGTCGAAACGATGAAATACTATATTCATAAGGCGGACAAAGTGACGGTGATGACGGTCGATCCTGGCTTTGCCGGGCAGCCGTTCATTCCGGAAATGCTCGACAAAGTCGCCGAGCTGAAAGCCTGGCGCGAGCGCGAAGGGCTGAGTTATGAAATCGAAATCGACGGCTCCTGCAACCAGGCCACTTATCAGCGTTTGATGGCCGCAGGCGCGGATGTCTTTATCGTCGGCACCTCCGGGTTATTCAACCATGCGGAAAACATCGATGACGCCTGGACGGTAATGACCGAACAGATTCTGGCGGCCAAAAACGAGGTACTGCCTCATGCACGAACCGCATAA
- the alsK gene encoding allose kinase, producing MHEPHNQLVAGVDMGATHIRFCLQTAAGEVLHCEKQRTAEVIAHGVVNGITALIQAQLDARNARCYGLVMGFPALVGKDKRTIISTPNLPLAPGELSGLARQLENALGCPVEFSRDVNLQLSFDVQEHNLTQQQVLAAYLGTGMGFAIWLNGAPWTGAHGVAGELGHIPQGDRQLRCGCGNAGCLETVCSGLALRRWYEQQPRDYELGDLFIHAAQEPFVVDLLDHAARAIATSINLFDPDAVILGGGVMDMSAFPREALIAAIRTWLRKPLPWEAVRFLAASSSAFNGAQGAATLARNRFTPQSVAAPAQALHG from the coding sequence ATGCACGAACCGCATAATCAACTGGTAGCAGGCGTTGATATGGGCGCGACCCATATTCGCTTCTGCCTGCAAACCGCCGCAGGCGAGGTGCTGCATTGTGAAAAGCAGCGCACCGCGGAGGTCATTGCGCACGGCGTGGTAAACGGCATTACTGCGCTTATCCAGGCGCAGCTTGACGCACGTAATGCCCGCTGTTACGGGCTGGTAATGGGCTTTCCTGCGCTGGTCGGCAAAGATAAACGCACCATTATCTCCACGCCCAACTTACCGCTGGCACCTGGTGAACTGAGCGGGCTGGCCAGGCAACTGGAAAATGCGCTGGGCTGCCCGGTGGAGTTTTCCCGTGATGTGAATCTGCAACTCTCTTTTGACGTGCAGGAGCATAACCTCACGCAGCAGCAGGTGTTGGCGGCCTATCTCGGCACCGGCATGGGTTTCGCCATCTGGCTGAACGGTGCACCGTGGACAGGCGCGCACGGCGTGGCGGGCGAACTGGGGCATATTCCGCAGGGAGACAGGCAACTGCGCTGCGGCTGCGGCAATGCGGGTTGTCTGGAAACGGTGTGTTCTGGCCTTGCGCTGCGCCGCTGGTATGAACAGCAGCCGCGGGATTACGAGCTTGGCGATCTGTTTATCCATGCAGCACAGGAGCCTTTTGTCGTCGATCTGCTGGATCACGCCGCGCGCGCCATCGCCACCAGCATTAACCTGTTCGATCCCGATGCAGTGATCCTCGGCGGCGGCGTCATGGATATGTCCGCATTTCCGCGTGAAGCGTTGATCGCGGCGATCCGCACCTGGCTGCGCAAACCGTTGCCGTGGGAAGCGGTGCGTTTTCTGGCGGCCTCATCATCAGCGTTTAACGGCGCGCAGGGCGCGGCGACACTGGCCCGCAACCGTTTTACGCCGCAATCCGTCGCAGCGCCTGCGCAAGCTCTGCACGGGTAA
- a CDS encoding ATP-binding protein, with translation MSYRANPFFTSARGRLLFFNLLVVAVTLMVCGVAVLGFRHASQIQELAQQQTLDDMTGSMNLARDTASVATAAVRLSQVVGALEYQGEAERLKATQSALQHSLSQLAHAPLAQQEPQLVAQITRRSHELQQSVTVMLQRGQQRHLERNALLSSLYQNQSYLRHLQVITAREASNIPDNRLLAEMDRLIIAAIQTPSPRPTIKQISYIMGQLPLRAASPTVDFILPDFSAELRKLGPLSLRLEESDLAISWSMFHIKALVALLNSDINQYVAQVAQASELRTAQSHQEMRSIILFISVFALLALVITGFAGWYIYRNLGSNLTAISRAMSRLARGEQDVSVPALQRRDELGELARAFNVFARNTASLEHTSKLLKEKSTQLETTFHAMRDGFALFDNRGCLVVWNPQYPLLLGLTAEALQRGQHYQSLLQQVSDLPGHVQENLARPLPKPQELRLADNRTIELRFSPVPGRGMVNVVLDRTERKGLEEALLHSQKMKAVGQLTGGLAHDFNNLLAVIIGSLELVTPGSPDAPRISRALKAAERGALLTQRLLAFSRKQSLHPHAVEMQPLLENLGELMRHSLPGTLALEIEAQSPAWPAWIDVGQLENAIINLVMNARDAMEGESGTIKIRTWNQRVTRSDGRRQDMVALEVIDRGCGMSQEVKAQVFEPFFTTKQTGSGSGLGLSMVYGFVRQSGGRVEIESAPGQGTTVRLQLPRATVQAVESREPDAAQARDSSDTLILVLEDEADVRQTLCEQLHELGYLTLEAETGEQALQLLAASTEIGALVSDLMLPGALSGAEVIHLARQQNPHLPMLLISGQDLRPAHNPALPDVELLRKPFTRAELAQALRRIAA, from the coding sequence ATGTCGTATCGCGCGAACCCGTTTTTCACCAGCGCTCGCGGGCGTCTGCTGTTCTTCAATTTACTGGTGGTGGCGGTAACTTTAATGGTCTGCGGCGTGGCAGTGCTGGGATTTCGCCACGCCAGCCAGATTCAGGAACTGGCGCAGCAGCAGACGCTGGACGACATGACCGGCAGCATGAATCTGGCGCGCGATACCGCCAGCGTCGCCACGGCGGCTGTGCGGTTGTCGCAGGTGGTCGGAGCGCTGGAGTATCAGGGCGAAGCCGAACGCCTGAAAGCGACGCAGAGCGCGCTGCAACACTCGCTCAGCCAGCTTGCCCACGCGCCGCTGGCGCAGCAGGAACCGCAACTGGTGGCGCAGATCACCCGCCGCAGCCACGAATTGCAGCAAAGCGTCACCGTGATGCTGCAACGCGGACAACAGCGGCATCTGGAGCGTAATGCGCTGCTCAGTTCGCTGTACCAGAACCAAAGTTATTTGCGCCATTTACAGGTGATCACCGCCCGGGAAGCGAGCAACATCCCGGATAACCGCCTGCTCGCCGAGATGGACCGGCTGATCATCGCCGCCATTCAGACGCCGTCTCCCCGGCCGACAATCAAACAGATCTCCTACATCATGGGGCAATTGCCGCTGCGCGCCGCCAGCCCGACGGTGGATTTTATCCTGCCGGATTTCAGCGCCGAGCTGCGCAAGCTGGGGCCGCTGTCGCTCCGGCTGGAAGAGAGCGATCTGGCGATTAGCTGGTCGATGTTTCATATCAAAGCGCTGGTGGCGCTGCTCAACAGCGACATCAACCAGTACGTTGCGCAGGTCGCGCAGGCGTCGGAACTGCGCACGGCGCAAAGCCACCAGGAGATGCGCTCGATCATTCTGTTTATCAGCGTTTTCGCCCTGCTGGCGCTGGTGATCACCGGCTTTGCCGGATGGTATATCTACCGCAATCTGGGCTCGAATCTGACGGCCATTTCGCGCGCCATGTCGCGGCTGGCGCGTGGCGAGCAGGACGTGTCGGTTCCGGCGCTGCAACGGCGCGATGAGCTGGGCGAACTGGCGCGTGCGTTTAACGTGTTTGCCCGTAATACTGCTTCGCTGGAACACACCTCTAAGTTGTTGAAAGAGAAAAGCACACAGCTGGAAACCACTTTCCACGCGATGCGCGATGGTTTTGCGCTGTTCGATAACCGGGGTTGCCTGGTGGTGTGGAATCCGCAATATCCGTTGCTGCTGGGGCTGACGGCAGAGGCATTGCAGCGCGGCCAGCACTATCAGAGCCTGTTACAACAGGTGAGCGATCTCCCCGGTCACGTACAGGAGAATCTGGCTCGCCCGCTGCCCAAACCGCAGGAATTACGGCTGGCGGACAATCGTACCATTGAGCTGCGTTTTAGCCCGGTACCGGGGCGCGGCATGGTTAACGTGGTGCTGGATCGCACGGAGCGTAAAGGGCTGGAAGAGGCGTTGCTGCACAGTCAGAAGATGAAAGCAGTCGGCCAATTGACCGGCGGGCTGGCGCACGATTTCAATAACCTGCTGGCGGTGATTATTGGCAGCCTTGAACTGGTGACGCCCGGCTCGCCGGATGCGCCGCGTATCTCGCGGGCGCTGAAAGCCGCTGAGCGCGGCGCGTTACTGACCCAGCGGCTGCTGGCCTTTTCCCGCAAGCAGTCGTTGCATCCTCATGCCGTGGAGATGCAACCGCTGCTGGAGAATCTCGGCGAGCTTATGCGCCATTCGTTACCCGGCACACTGGCGCTGGAGATCGAAGCGCAAAGCCCGGCATGGCCCGCGTGGATCGATGTTGGACAACTGGAAAATGCCATCATCAATCTGGTGATGAATGCCCGCGATGCGATGGAGGGCGAGAGCGGCACCATTAAAATCCGCACCTGGAACCAGCGCGTCACCCGCAGTGACGGACGCCGCCAGGATATGGTGGCACTGGAGGTGATCGATCGCGGCTGCGGTATGTCTCAGGAGGTCAAAGCACAGGTGTTCGAACCCTTCTTCACCACCAAACAGACCGGCAGCGGCAGCGGGCTGGGCCTGTCGATGGTATATGGCTTTGTTCGCCAGTCCGGCGGGCGGGTAGAGATTGAGAGCGCGCCGGGGCAGGGCACCACCGTGCGTCTGCAACTACCGCGCGCAACGGTGCAGGCGGTGGAAAGCCGCGAACCGGATGCCGCGCAGGCGCGCGATAGCAGCGACACGCTGATTCTGGTGCTGGAAGATGAGGCCGATGTGCGCCAGACATTGTGCGAACAGTTGCACGAGCTGGGCTATCTGACGCTGGAAGCGGAAACCGGTGAGCAGGCGTTGCAGCTACTGGCCGCTTCGACGGAGATTGGCGCATTGGTCAGTGATTTAATGCTACCGGGCGCGCTCAGCGGCGCGGAAGTGATTCACCTGGCGCGCCAGCAGAATCCGCATCTGCCGATGCTGCTCATCAGCGGCCAGGATCTGCGCCCGGCGCACAACCCTGCGCTGCCGGACGTGGAACTGCTGCGTAAACCCTTTACCCGTGCAGAGCTTGCGCAGGCGCTGCGACGGATTGCGGCGTAA
- a CDS encoding sugar ABC transporter ATP-binding protein has product MSNTPVLEMRNIAKAFGKFYALKGVDLTVWPGEIHALMGENGAGKSTLMKILAGAYSATSGEILIDGQPYAIKSPKDALAAGITLIYQEMQLAPNLTVAENIFLGSEIARGGLVQRKEMVTQAQAVIDRLGANFTATDRVMKLTIAEQQQVEIARALHRNSRILVMDEPTAALSSRETHRLFELILRLRDEGMAIIYISHRMAEVYELSDRVSVLRDGQYVGSLTRDKLNASELVRMMVGRPLSDLFNKERDIPLGNPRLSVQHLTDGEKIQPVSLQVRAGEIVGLAGLVGAGRSELAQLIFGVRKATGGMIEVDGEPVVIHSPRAAIDLGIGFLTENRKEQGLFLELAAQENITMATLERDAAWGMLDRKKAQSISDDAIKLLNIRVPHAQVRAGGLSGGNQQKLLISRWVAIGPRILILDEPTRGVDVGAKSEIYRIMNQMARQGVAILMISSELPEVVGMSDRVYVMREGSIVGELQQHEITQENIMTLATGVNESHHQAVHHD; this is encoded by the coding sequence ATGAGCAACACGCCCGTACTGGAGATGCGCAACATTGCCAAAGCTTTTGGCAAATTTTACGCCCTCAAAGGGGTCGATCTGACGGTCTGGCCCGGCGAGATCCATGCGCTGATGGGGGAAAACGGCGCGGGGAAAAGCACGCTGATGAAGATTCTCGCCGGGGCGTATAGCGCCACCAGCGGCGAGATCCTGATTGACGGCCAGCCTTACGCCATCAAAAGCCCCAAAGATGCGCTCGCTGCCGGTATCACACTGATTTACCAGGAGATGCAGTTAGCGCCGAACCTGACCGTGGCGGAAAACATCTTTCTTGGCAGTGAAATCGCCCGCGGCGGGCTGGTGCAGCGCAAAGAGATGGTGACACAGGCGCAGGCGGTGATTGATCGCCTTGGCGCGAATTTCACCGCCACCGATCGGGTGATGAAGCTGACGATCGCCGAGCAGCAGCAGGTGGAGATCGCCCGCGCTTTACACCGCAACAGCCGCATTCTGGTGATGGATGAACCCACCGCCGCCCTCTCCTCACGCGAAACGCATCGTCTGTTCGAACTGATCCTGCGCCTGCGCGATGAAGGGATGGCGATTATCTACATCAGCCATCGCATGGCGGAAGTGTATGAACTCTCCGATCGCGTCAGCGTCCTGCGCGACGGCCAGTATGTCGGCAGCCTGACGCGCGACAAACTCAATGCCTCTGAACTGGTGCGCATGATGGTCGGGCGGCCATTGAGCGACCTGTTTAACAAAGAGCGCGATATCCCACTTGGCAACCCGCGTCTGAGCGTTCAACACCTGACAGACGGCGAGAAAATCCAGCCAGTCAGCTTGCAGGTGCGTGCCGGGGAGATCGTCGGCCTTGCCGGGCTGGTCGGTGCCGGACGATCCGAACTGGCGCAGCTGATCTTCGGCGTACGCAAAGCCACTGGCGGCATGATCGAAGTGGACGGTGAACCAGTGGTGATCCACTCGCCGCGCGCCGCCATCGATTTAGGCATCGGTTTTCTGACGGAGAACCGCAAAGAGCAAGGCCTGTTTCTGGAGCTGGCGGCGCAGGAAAACATCACCATGGCAACGCTGGAGCGCGACGCGGCGTGGGGAATGCTCGATCGCAAAAAAGCGCAGTCGATCTCCGATGACGCCATCAAGTTATTAAATATTCGCGTACCGCACGCGCAGGTGCGGGCGGGCGGCTTATCAGGCGGCAACCAGCAAAAGCTCTTGATCTCTCGCTGGGTGGCGATCGGCCCGCGCATTCTGATCCTTGATGAGCCAACGCGCGGCGTGGATGTCGGAGCCAAAAGCGAGATCTACCGGATCATGAACCAGATGGCGCGCCAAGGCGTGGCGATCCTGATGATCTCCAGCGAGCTGCCGGAAGTGGTCGGCATGAGCGATCGTGTTTATGTGATGCGCGAAGGCAGCATCGTCGGCGAGCTGCAACAACATGAGATTACTCAGGAAAACATTATGACGCTGGCCACCGGCGTTAACGAATCCCACCACCAGGCGGTACACCATGACTGA
- a CDS encoding ABC transporter permease subunit yields MTDAKENAAKSPSAKKMLMGDLMQTVGILPILILIVAVFGFIAPNFFTESNLLNITRQASINIVLAAGMTFIILTGGIDLSVGSILGTTAVAAMVVSLMPELALLSVPAALMLGLVLGLFNGALVAFAGLPPFIVTLGTYTALRGVAYLLADGTTVINSDISFEWVGNNYLGPVPWLVVIALAVIVLCWFILRRTTLGVHIYAVGGNMQAARLTGIKVWLVLLFVYGMSGLLSGLGGVMSASRLYSANGNLGTGYELDAIAAVILGGTSFVGGIGTITGTLVGALIIATLNNGMTLMGVSYFWQLVIKGAVIIIAVLIDKYRTRHHQAA; encoded by the coding sequence ATGACTGATGCTAAAGAGAACGCAGCGAAAAGCCCTTCCGCCAAAAAGATGTTGATGGGCGATCTGATGCAAACTGTCGGCATTTTGCCGATTCTCATCCTGATCGTCGCGGTTTTTGGTTTTATCGCGCCAAACTTTTTTACCGAAAGCAACCTGCTGAATATTACCCGCCAGGCGTCGATCAACATTGTGCTGGCGGCGGGCATGACTTTCATCATTCTGACCGGCGGTATCGATCTCTCTGTGGGTTCGATTCTCGGCACCACGGCGGTCGCGGCGATGGTGGTTTCGCTGATGCCCGAACTGGCCCTGCTCTCCGTCCCGGCGGCGCTGATGCTCGGCCTGGTGCTCGGCCTGTTTAATGGCGCGCTGGTGGCATTTGCTGGTTTGCCGCCATTCATTGTCACCCTCGGTACGTATACCGCGCTGCGCGGGGTGGCCTATCTGCTGGCAGACGGCACCACGGTGATTAACTCCGATATCAGTTTTGAGTGGGTCGGCAATAACTATCTTGGCCCGGTGCCGTGGCTGGTGGTGATTGCGCTGGCGGTGATTGTACTGTGCTGGTTTATCCTGCGCCGCACGACGCTGGGCGTTCATATCTACGCGGTGGGCGGCAATATGCAGGCAGCGCGCCTGACCGGCATCAAAGTGTGGCTGGTGCTGCTGTTCGTCTACGGCATGAGCGGCTTGCTCTCCGGCCTTGGCGGCGTGATGAGCGCCTCGCGGCTGTACAGCGCCAACGGCAACCTCGGCACCGGCTATGAGCTGGACGCCATCGCCGCGGTGATCCTTGGCGGCACCAGTTTTGTCGGCGGAATCGGCACCATCACCGGCACGCTGGTTGGCGCGCTGATTATCGCCACCCTTAACAATGGCATGACGCTAATGGGCGTCTCCTACTTCTGGCAATTGGTGATCAAAGGGGCGGTGATCATCATAGCGGTGCTGATCGACAAATACCGTACCCGGCATCATCAGGCAGCATAA
- a CDS encoding ABC transporter substrate-binding protein yields the protein MRLKPLVTALCAAALLTSAPFAQAKDLKSIGVTVGDLANPFFVQITKGAELEARKLAGDNVKVTLVSSGYDLGQQVAQIDNFIAAKVDMIILNAADSKGIGPAVKRAKEAGIVVVAVDVAAEGADATITSDNTQAGEMACKYITDRLKGKGNVVIINGPPVSAVQNRVEGCQTEFKRHPDIKVLSDNQNAKGSREGGLEVMTSLLAANPKIDGVFAINDPTAIGADLAAKQAQRHEFFIVGVDGSPDGEEALKRKNSLFVATPAQDPQVMAARAVEIGYDILQGKPAPTAPVLIPVTMIDKQNVGSYKGWTVK from the coding sequence ATGCGTCTTAAACCTCTTGTCACGGCGCTCTGCGCCGCTGCTCTGCTGACCAGCGCGCCGTTTGCGCAGGCCAAAGATCTGAAGTCCATTGGCGTTACGGTGGGCGATCTGGCGAACCCCTTCTTCGTGCAGATCACCAAAGGCGCGGAGCTGGAAGCGCGCAAACTGGCGGGCGATAACGTCAAAGTGACGCTGGTCTCCAGCGGTTACGATCTGGGCCAGCAGGTCGCGCAGATCGATAACTTTATTGCCGCCAAAGTGGACATGATCATCCTCAACGCCGCGGATTCCAAAGGCATCGGCCCGGCGGTGAAACGGGCAAAAGAGGCCGGGATTGTGGTGGTGGCGGTTGACGTGGCGGCAGAAGGTGCCGACGCCACTATCACCTCCGATAACACCCAGGCAGGGGAAATGGCCTGTAAGTACATTACCGACCGCCTGAAAGGCAAAGGCAATGTGGTGATCATCAACGGACCGCCGGTCTCTGCGGTGCAAAACCGTGTCGAAGGCTGCCAGACCGAGTTTAAGCGCCACCCGGATATCAAAGTGCTCTCTGATAACCAGAACGCGAAAGGCAGCCGCGAAGGCGGGCTGGAAGTGATGACCTCGCTGCTTGCCGCCAACCCGAAAATCGACGGTGTCTTTGCGATTAACGATCCGACAGCGATCGGTGCCGATCTGGCCGCCAAACAGGCACAGCGTCACGAGTTCTTTATTGTAGGCGTCGATGGCAGCCCGGATGGCGAAGAGGCGCTGAAACGCAAAAACTCGCTGTTTGTCGCCACTCCGGCGCAGGATCCGCAAGTGATGGCCGCCCGCGCGGTGGAGATCGGCTACGACATTCTGCAAGGCAAGCCCGCGCCAACCGCGCCGGTGCTGATCCCGGTGACGATGATCGATAAACAGAACGTCGGCAGCTACAAAGGCTGGACGGTGAAATAG
- a CDS encoding D-lyxose/D-mannose isomerase, with the protein MKRSAINEILGHTRQFFSMHDVHLPPFASFPPTKWQQLDRAAWREVFDLKLGWDVTAFGGDDFFTQGLTLFTLRNGSPNGTPYEKCYAEKIMHVRDGQLTPMHFHWRKREDIINRGGGNLIIELWNAGAHEETIASDVTVVIDGCIQTHAAGSQLRLSPGESICLSPGLYHSFWGEPGFGDVLVGEVSSVNDDDHDNHFLYPVDRFNAIQEDEPALLALCNEYHLFLG; encoded by the coding sequence ATGAAACGCTCCGCCATTAATGAAATTCTCGGCCACACGCGGCAGTTTTTCTCAATGCACGATGTCCATTTGCCGCCTTTCGCCAGCTTCCCGCCAACCAAATGGCAACAGCTCGATCGTGCGGCGTGGCGTGAAGTGTTCGATCTGAAACTGGGATGGGATGTCACTGCATTTGGCGGCGACGATTTCTTTACCCAGGGATTGACGCTGTTCACTCTGCGTAACGGCTCGCCCAACGGCACGCCGTATGAAAAATGTTATGCGGAAAAGATTATGCACGTGCGTGATGGTCAGCTTACGCCGATGCATTTTCACTGGCGCAAGCGCGAGGACATCATTAATCGCGGCGGCGGTAATCTGATTATTGAGCTGTGGAACGCCGGCGCACATGAAGAGACGATTGCCTCCGACGTTACCGTGGTCATTGATGGCTGTATCCAGACTCATGCGGCAGGCAGCCAGTTGCGCCTCTCACCAGGGGAAAGTATTTGCCTGTCGCCGGGGCTATATCACAGCTTCTGGGGCGAACCGGGCTTTGGCGATGTGCTGGTTGGTGAAGTGTCGTCGGTGAATGACGATGACCACGACAACCACTTCCTGTACCCCGTTGATCGCTTTAACGCTATTCAGGAAGACGAACCGGCACTGCTGGCGCTGTGTAACGAATATCATCTGTTTCTCGGCTAA
- a CDS encoding ketose 1,6-bisphosphate aldolase, with protein sequence MPLISLAEGLTHAREHHYALGAFNVLDSHFLRALFAAAKQERSPFIINIAEVHFKYVSLESLVEAVKFEAARHDIPVVLNLDHGLHFESVVRALRLGFSSVMFDGSVLEYEENIRQTREVVKMCHAVGVSVEAELGAVGGDEGGALYGHADEACFTDPARARDFVDRTGIDTLAVAIGNAHGKYKGEPKLDFERLDAIRQQTGLPLVLHGGSGISDADFRRAISLGIHKINFYTGMSQAALGAIEQRMADRQPLYDEFAQLLLSVEEAITDTVATQMRIFGSAGQL encoded by the coding sequence ATGCCTTTGATTTCGCTCGCTGAAGGTCTAACGCACGCCCGTGAACATCACTATGCGCTGGGCGCGTTTAACGTGCTCGACTCGCACTTTTTACGCGCGCTGTTTGCCGCGGCAAAGCAGGAGCGCTCGCCCTTTATCATCAACATCGCCGAAGTCCATTTTAAATATGTCTCGCTGGAATCGCTGGTCGAAGCGGTGAAGTTCGAAGCCGCGCGCCACGACATTCCGGTGGTGCTGAACCTCGATCACGGGCTGCATTTTGAATCGGTCGTGCGCGCGCTGCGCCTCGGTTTTAGCTCGGTGATGTTTGACGGTTCCGTGCTGGAGTATGAAGAAAATATTCGCCAGACGCGGGAAGTGGTGAAGATGTGCCATGCGGTCGGCGTTTCGGTGGAAGCGGAGCTGGGCGCGGTTGGCGGCGATGAAGGCGGCGCGCTGTATGGCCATGCCGACGAAGCCTGTTTTACCGACCCGGCGCGGGCGCGGGATTTTGTTGACCGTACCGGCATCGACACGCTGGCGGTGGCTATCGGCAATGCCCACGGCAAATACAAAGGCGAACCGAAGCTGGATTTTGAGCGCCTGGATGCCATTCGCCAGCAGACCGGGCTGCCGCTGGTGCTGCACGGCGGTTCCGGTATCAGCGATGCGGATTTCCGCCGCGCCATTTCGCTGGGTATCCATAAAATCAATTTCTACACCGGCATGTCACAGGCCGCGCTCGGTGCCATTGAGCAGCGCATGGCAGATCGCCAGCCATTGTACGATGAGTTCGCCCAGCTCCTGCTGAGCGTCGAAGAAGCCATCACCGATACCGTTGCCACACAGATGCGCATTTTCGGCAGCGCGGGGCAACTCTGA
- a CDS encoding carbohydrate kinase family protein: protein MARNGVIAAGNMLVDHVHQIVQWPERGWLAEITQSERSTGGAPLNVLLTLAKLHVGMPLQAVGLVGEDSDGDYIMAMLDQYHVNRQAVQRTPSAPTSMSQVMTDPSGQRTFFHSPGANRLLDLPAFEQLDGSMKIFHLGYLLLLDSLDLPDEEYGTRSARLLAQMHEQGFLTSLDLVSRKGDPRYQPLVLPCLKHLDFLVINELEAGEFSGLPMRTATDEPHIEHIAAAAAQLLAAGVRQRVVIHCPEGAWGEAADQAGAWIPSRTLSQSEIIGSVGAGDAFCAGFLYGCHEAWPLQKSIQLAHACARASLLCANAIDGAKTLEALQQEIGDSL from the coding sequence ATGGCGCGCAACGGCGTTATCGCCGCCGGCAATATGCTGGTCGATCATGTTCACCAGATCGTGCAGTGGCCGGAACGCGGCTGGCTGGCGGAGATCACCCAGAGCGAGCGCTCAACGGGCGGCGCGCCTCTGAATGTGCTGCTGACGCTGGCAAAGCTGCACGTGGGCATGCCGTTGCAGGCGGTGGGATTAGTGGGCGAAGACAGCGATGGCGATTACATTATGGCGATGCTGGATCAGTACCACGTCAATCGCCAGGCGGTGCAGCGCACCCCTTCTGCGCCCACCTCAATGTCGCAGGTGATGACCGATCCCTCCGGGCAGCGCACCTTTTTCCACTCGCCCGGCGCGAACCGTCTGCTGGATTTACCGGCGTTTGAGCAGCTGGACGGCAGCATGAAGATTTTCCATCTCGGCTATCTCTTGCTACTTGATAGCCTCGATTTGCCGGACGAAGAGTACGGAACACGCAGCGCGCGGCTGCTGGCGCAGATGCACGAGCAAGGTTTTCTCACCTCGCTGGATTTGGTGTCACGCAAGGGCGATCCACGTTACCAGCCGCTGGTGCTGCCGTGCCTGAAGCATCTTGATTTTCTGGTGATTAACGAGCTGGAAGCCGGGGAGTTTAGCGGGCTGCCCATGCGCACCGCAACCGATGAACCGCATATTGAGCATATCGCCGCCGCCGCCGCGCAACTGCTGGCCGCCGGTGTGCGCCAGCGGGTAGTGATCCACTGCCCGGAAGGCGCATGGGGCGAAGCGGCAGATCAGGCCGGGGCGTGGATCCCGTCGCGCACGTTAAGCCAGTCGGAGATTATCGGCAGTGTCGGCGCGGGCGATGCTTTTTGCGCCGGTTTTTTATACGGCTGCCACGAAGCCTGGCCGCTGCAAAAGAGCATTCAACTGGCACATGCCTGCGCACGCGCCAGCCTGCTGTGCGCCAATGCGATCGACGGCGCGAAGACGCTGGAGGCATTGCAGCAGGAGATTGGAGATTCGCTGTAG